In Vibrio marisflavi CECT 7928, the following are encoded in one genomic region:
- the fadD gene encoding long-chain-fatty-acid--CoA ligase FadD, with protein sequence MHKPWLSRYPQDVPEVIDPEQYTSLVEMFEHSITKFADQPGFENMGTVMTFRKLEERSRAFAAYLQHELKLKKGDRVALMMPNLLQYPIALFGILRAGLIAVNVNPLYTARELEHQLNDADVSTIVIVSNFAKTLEEVVKKTPVKHVVLTSLGQMLPRAKGTLVDFVVKYVKKLVPKYHLPGAISMRKAIRTGRRLQYVKPFMSGEDIAFLQYTGGTTGVAKGAVLTHRNMVANVLQAKAIYGPVLSEGKENVVTALPLYHVFALTVNCLLFMELGGRNLLITNPKDIPGFIKEIAKFPFTAITGVNTLFNALINNEDFREVDFSNLKLSVGGGMSVHKAVAEQWQDITGSYLLEGYGLTECSPLVSAYPYDLKEYNASIGLPVPSTEIRIVDEEGKDVGLDGEGELLVRGPQVMQGYWQRAKATKEVINQEGWLSTGDIVRFDEDGFLHIVDRKKDMILVSGFNVYPNEIEDVVSGHDKVLEVAAIGEPNEKSGEIVKIFVVKADPTLTKQELLSHCKSRLTGYKIPKLIEFREDLPKTNVGKILRRELKAENDALIEKNSHISKSA encoded by the coding sequence GTGCATAAGCCTTGGTTATCCCGTTACCCACAAGATGTACCTGAAGTGATTGACCCAGAGCAGTATACGTCACTGGTTGAGATGTTTGAGCACTCTATTACTAAGTTCGCTGATCAGCCAGGCTTTGAAAACATGGGTACGGTGATGACCTTCCGTAAGTTGGAAGAGCGAAGTCGCGCGTTCGCCGCTTATTTGCAGCATGAGCTAAAGCTAAAGAAGGGCGATAGAGTTGCCTTAATGATGCCTAACTTATTGCAATACCCTATAGCTCTTTTTGGTATTTTGAGAGCAGGCCTCATAGCAGTTAATGTGAATCCTCTATATACCGCTCGTGAGTTAGAGCACCAACTTAATGATGCAGATGTATCAACAATTGTCATTGTTTCAAACTTTGCTAAAACATTAGAAGAAGTGGTCAAGAAAACGCCGGTCAAACATGTTGTTTTGACTAGCTTAGGGCAGATGTTACCTAGGGCGAAAGGAACTCTTGTCGACTTTGTGGTGAAGTATGTTAAAAAACTGGTGCCTAAATATCATTTGCCCGGTGCAATTTCTATGCGTAAAGCCATCCGAACTGGGCGTCGGTTGCAATACGTAAAACCATTTATGTCAGGTGAAGACATCGCATTTTTGCAGTATACAGGCGGTACGACAGGTGTTGCCAAAGGTGCTGTTCTGACTCACAGAAATATGGTGGCAAATGTACTGCAAGCTAAAGCGATTTATGGGCCTGTGCTGTCAGAAGGCAAGGAGAACGTAGTCACTGCTCTTCCTCTCTATCATGTCTTTGCGTTGACGGTAAACTGCCTGTTGTTTATGGAGCTAGGTGGTAGAAATCTACTAATCACCAACCCCAAAGATATTCCTGGGTTTATAAAAGAGATCGCAAAGTTTCCATTTACCGCTATTACAGGAGTGAACACACTGTTTAACGCGTTAATCAATAACGAAGATTTTCGTGAGGTCGACTTTTCTAACCTTAAGTTATCAGTTGGGGGGGGAATGTCTGTACATAAAGCGGTTGCAGAACAGTGGCAAGATATCACGGGCTCTTACCTACTTGAAGGGTACGGTCTCACAGAGTGCTCACCTTTGGTTTCAGCATACCCTTATGATTTAAAAGAATATAATGCATCAATTGGCTTGCCAGTGCCCTCAACAGAAATACGAATTGTTGATGAAGAAGGTAAGGATGTTGGGCTAGACGGGGAAGGAGAGCTGCTAGTCCGCGGGCCGCAGGTTATGCAAGGATATTGGCAACGGGCCAAAGCGACCAAAGAAGTAATAAATCAAGAAGGCTGGCTATCAACAGGAGATATAGTTCGATTTGATGAAGACGGATTTTTGCACATCGTTGATCGCAAAAAAGATATGATTTTAGTCTCTGGCTTTAATGTTTATCCGAATGAAATAGAAGATGTGGTGTCTGGCCATGATAAAGTTCTTGAGGTTGCAGCGATTGGGGAGCCCAATGAGAAATCGGGTGAAATAGTCAAAATTTTTGTAGTGAAGGCAGATCCTACTTTAACTAAGCAAGAGCTTCTTTCGCATTGTAAGTCTCGCCTTACAGGGTACAAAATTCCTAAGCTTATTGAGTTTCGCGAGGATTTACCAAAAACAAATGTAGGTAAAATTTTACGTCGTGAGCTAAAAGCTGAAAATGATGCGCTTATTGAGAAAAACTCACATATTAGCAAAAGTGCTTAG
- the rnd gene encoding ribonuclease D, with the protein MINLNGISVNYQIITTLSELDNVCRKARNSDMVMLDTEFVRTRTYYPQLGLIQLYDGSTLSLIDPLALTDMTPFVELLQDVSVLKVLHACGEDLEVFQNTFSCTPIPIVDTQVMASFLGNGVSTGFAALVKSFLDVDLDKSESRTDWTARPLTEKQLEYAAADVFYLYPLFETLYSKVIQLGWWEAAQQESDLIMRKRVRETKSELAYLDIKGAWQLRPAELAILKLLATWRYEEAIKRDLALNFVFREGELLTVAKMAITDTKTMEKQGVDPRAIRRHGTKIISLVKQGKATPKEEYPDRIERLMDAPGYKQLFKQLKDEVKRVSINSGLTTEFLASKKQLNQLIKWIWKQDRDPARLPDLMQGWRLELLGEKLTKLVP; encoded by the coding sequence ATGATCAACCTGAATGGGATTTCAGTGAATTACCAAATAATTACTACACTCTCAGAGCTTGATAACGTATGCCGCAAAGCTCGAAATAGCGATATGGTCATGCTTGATACCGAGTTTGTTCGTACTCGCACTTATTATCCTCAGTTAGGCCTGATTCAACTTTATGATGGGTCTACATTATCGCTAATAGACCCTCTTGCATTAACGGACATGACACCGTTTGTTGAGCTGTTGCAAGATGTTTCCGTGTTAAAGGTCCTCCACGCTTGTGGAGAAGATCTAGAAGTCTTCCAAAATACGTTCTCTTGTACACCTATACCTATTGTTGATACTCAAGTGATGGCGTCCTTTTTGGGCAATGGCGTATCGACTGGGTTTGCAGCTTTGGTAAAAAGCTTTCTAGACGTTGACTTAGATAAGAGTGAATCCCGCACAGATTGGACAGCCCGCCCTTTAACTGAAAAGCAGTTAGAGTATGCAGCGGCTGACGTGTTTTATCTTTACCCGCTCTTCGAGACTTTGTATAGCAAGGTAATCCAATTAGGTTGGTGGGAAGCTGCACAGCAAGAAAGCGACCTCATTATGCGAAAGCGAGTTCGTGAAACCAAATCAGAGCTTGCCTATTTAGATATTAAAGGGGCATGGCAACTGAGACCAGCTGAATTGGCAATATTGAAGCTTTTGGCTACATGGCGCTATGAAGAGGCGATCAAGCGAGATCTAGCACTGAATTTTGTATTCCGTGAGGGGGAGCTACTTACTGTAGCGAAAATGGCCATTACAGATACGAAAACAATGGAAAAGCAAGGTGTCGACCCTAGAGCGATTCGTCGACATGGTACCAAAATCATTTCTTTGGTTAAGCAGGGTAAGGCAACGCCAAAAGAGGAATACCCTGATCGAATCGAGCGATTAATGGATGCCCCGGGTTACAAGCAGCTGTTCAAACAGTTAAAGGACGAAGTAAAGCGCGTTTCTATTAACTCTGGACTAACAACCGAATTTCTAGCGTCTAAAAAGCAGCTTAATCAACTGATCAAGTGGATTTGGAAACAGGATAGAGATCCGGCGAGACTGCCTGACCTAATGCAGGGGTGGAGATTAGAACTGCTTGGCGAGAAGCTGACTAAGTTGGTTCCATAA
- a CDS encoding ArsR/SmtB family transcription factor, with amino-acid sequence MELQEVAKALKELGHPTRLLIYKRIVKAGYEGIPVGDIQRELEIPGSTLSHHISNLCSAGLVSQRRESRTLYCIAEYRHLLNVITYLQNECCADEASQ; translated from the coding sequence GTGGAATTGCAAGAAGTAGCGAAAGCTCTGAAAGAATTGGGGCATCCAACTCGGTTACTTATATATAAGCGTATTGTAAAAGCAGGGTATGAAGGTATACCTGTTGGCGACATTCAGCGAGAGCTCGAGATCCCAGGCTCTACGCTGTCTCATCATATATCAAACCTGTGTTCTGCAGGTTTGGTCAGTCAGCGAAGAGAAAGCCGCACTCTTTATTGTATCGCTGAGTACAGGCACCTTTTAAATGTCATCACGTATTTGCAAAACGAATGTTGCGCAGACGAGGCGTCTCAATAA
- the minE gene encoding cell division topological specificity factor MinE → MSLLEFFRPQKKSSASLAKERLQIIVAERRSADDPAPSYLPQLKEDILKVIGKYVAVEPSMVDLSFEQKDDDISVLELNVKLPDEEK, encoded by the coding sequence ATGTCATTATTAGAGTTTTTCCGACCTCAAAAGAAATCATCTGCCAGCCTTGCTAAAGAGAGGTTGCAAATTATTGTCGCAGAAAGAAGAAGTGCTGATGACCCTGCACCTAGTTATCTTCCACAGTTAAAGGAAGATATTTTAAAGGTCATTGGTAAGTATGTTGCTGTAGAGCCATCTATGGTAGACCTTTCATTTGAGCAAAAAGATGATGATATTTCGGTTTTAGAGCTCAATGTAAAACTGCCAGATGAAGAAAAGTAG
- the minD gene encoding septum site-determining protein MinD: MARIIVVTSGKGGVGKTTSSAAIASGLSLKGKKTAVIDFDIGLRNLDLIMGCERRVVYDFVNVINGEATLNQALIKDKRTDNLFVLPASQTRDKEALNKDGVKRVLDELDEMGFDFVICDSPAGIEQGALMALYFADEAIITTNPEVSSVRDSDRILGILDSKSRRAEESLEPVKQHLLLTRYNPMRVTQGEMLSVEDVEEILHIPLLGVIPESQAVLNASNKGVPVIFDEASDAGMAYHDTVERLLGEQIDFRFLTEQKKGIFKRLFGG; this comes from the coding sequence ATGGCACGCATTATTGTTGTAACGTCAGGTAAAGGTGGTGTGGGAAAAACCACGTCAAGCGCGGCAATCGCTTCAGGGCTCTCCCTGAAGGGAAAAAAGACCGCGGTCATCGATTTTGATATTGGTCTTAGAAATTTAGATCTTATTATGGGTTGTGAACGACGCGTTGTTTACGACTTCGTCAACGTTATCAACGGAGAAGCAACGCTAAACCAAGCGTTAATAAAAGACAAAAGAACTGACAACCTTTTTGTATTACCCGCGTCTCAAACTCGTGACAAAGAAGCTCTAAATAAAGATGGCGTGAAACGAGTCCTAGATGAGCTCGACGAAATGGGCTTTGACTTTGTTATTTGTGACTCCCCAGCGGGTATAGAGCAAGGCGCTCTAATGGCGCTTTACTTTGCGGACGAAGCAATTATCACCACTAACCCTGAAGTATCATCCGTTCGAGATTCAGACAGAATATTAGGTATTTTAGACTCTAAATCAAGACGAGCAGAAGAAAGCTTAGAGCCTGTTAAACAGCACCTTTTACTTACTCGATACAACCCTATGAGAGTAACGCAAGGTGAAATGCTAAGTGTCGAAGACGTAGAAGAAATACTGCACATCCCATTGCTGGGCGTCATCCCTGAGAGCCAAGCGGTATTGAACGCTTCTAATAAAGGTGTTCCGGTTATTTTTGACGAGGCATCCGATGCTGGTATGGCCTATCATGATACTGTTGAGCGCTTGCTTGGTGAGCAAATCGACTTCCGCTTCTTAACCGAGCAGAAGAAAGGAATCTTTAAACGTCTATTCGGAGGCTAA
- the minC gene encoding septum site-determining protein MinC, translating into MSQAPDLKGSSFTLSVLHLSDNEVEKSIQFLKKKVEQAPTFFTSAPVVINISSVDGDIDFATLKTGIREAGLIPVGITGSKDKRTQSLASDAGFAIMSSSKSPSKSPTNMVPTKVVRTPIRSGQQVYAQNSDLVVLNHVSPGAEVIADGSIHIHGTLRGRAIAGANGSKEAKIICHDLQAELISIAGNYWLSDQIDSELWQQKVMFSMCEDKLHFDILTI; encoded by the coding sequence ATGTCGCAAGCACCTGACCTAAAAGGCAGCAGCTTTACTCTTTCGGTTCTACATTTGTCTGACAACGAAGTAGAAAAATCTATCCAGTTTTTGAAAAAAAAAGTGGAGCAGGCTCCGACTTTCTTCACTTCTGCGCCTGTAGTAATCAATATATCTAGTGTGGATGGCGATATCGATTTTGCCACACTCAAAACAGGGATAAGAGAAGCAGGACTGATTCCTGTTGGTATAACTGGAAGCAAAGATAAACGCACACAATCACTAGCTTCCGACGCAGGGTTTGCTATTATGTCCTCAAGCAAATCACCGTCAAAATCCCCTACAAATATGGTTCCGACCAAAGTGGTTCGGACACCTATCCGGTCAGGGCAGCAGGTATACGCCCAAAACTCAGATTTAGTCGTTCTAAACCACGTTAGCCCTGGGGCTGAAGTGATTGCAGATGGCTCTATACATATTCATGGAACGTTGCGTGGTCGAGCGATCGCTGGCGCAAATGGTTCTAAAGAGGCAAAGATAATTTGCCACGATTTACAAGCAGAGTTGATATCCATTGCGGGAAATTATTGGCTTAGCGATCAAATTGATAGTGAACTATGGCAACAGAAAGTCATGTTTAGCATGTGCGAAGACAAATTGCACTTTGACATTCTCACTATCTAA
- a CDS encoding YcgL domain-containing protein: MLCSIYKSSKKEGTYLYLPKKDDFSQVPDTLMKMFGKPIFVMVIKLEGRKLARVSIEKVTESLENEGFFLQLPPPPEDLLEEHKKQKAQRNNSA; encoded by the coding sequence ATGCTCTGCTCAATTTACAAAAGTTCAAAAAAAGAAGGCACCTATCTATATTTGCCAAAAAAAGACGATTTTTCTCAGGTTCCTGACACTCTCATGAAGATGTTCGGTAAACCGATATTTGTGATGGTGATAAAGTTAGAAGGACGTAAGCTGGCCAGAGTAAGCATAGAAAAAGTCACCGAGTCTCTAGAAAACGAAGGCTTTTTCTTGCAATTACCACCACCTCCTGAAGACTTATTAGAAGAACATAAGAAACAGAAGGCCCAGCGAAACAACTCCGCTTGA
- a CDS encoding lytic murein transglycosylase, whose amino-acid sequence MKKILTVLLGLGVATSAYSKDLSFEQYVETLKKEAKADGISDRILTEAFENVKYVPRAVKADRNQPEKRLTLDEYIPRAVPQWKVKQAKALYKKHYPDLERIGKKYSVQPRFIVALWGVESNFGKFTGSYSVIDALTTMAYDGRREAFFRNETMAALKILQEGHIQVEDMKGSWAGAMGQCQFMPSSYLAYAADGDGNGRKDIWSSTDDVFASTANYLHKSGWDNTHTWGRQVRLPKGFDKKLAGREDSKAKPLHEWSELGITKYDGKPLPNLGKNDIKAWLIMPDDLDGRVYLIYNNYQVLMKWNRSYYFATAVTHLADAIKFEP is encoded by the coding sequence TTGAAAAAAATACTGACTGTCTTATTAGGGCTTGGTGTTGCTACTAGTGCTTATTCTAAAGATTTAAGCTTTGAGCAATATGTAGAAACACTGAAAAAAGAAGCGAAAGCAGACGGGATCTCCGACCGAATACTGACTGAAGCTTTTGAAAACGTAAAGTATGTTCCGAGGGCAGTAAAAGCTGATCGTAATCAGCCAGAAAAAAGGCTTACCCTTGATGAATATATTCCAAGAGCTGTCCCACAATGGAAAGTAAAACAAGCCAAAGCACTGTATAAAAAACACTATCCAGACTTGGAGAGGATTGGTAAGAAATACTCAGTTCAGCCTCGTTTTATAGTGGCGCTTTGGGGCGTCGAAAGTAATTTTGGCAAATTTACGGGCTCCTACAGCGTTATCGATGCTCTCACAACAATGGCTTATGATGGGCGTAGAGAGGCTTTTTTCCGCAATGAAACAATGGCTGCATTAAAAATATTACAAGAAGGACATATCCAGGTTGAAGACATGAAGGGTTCATGGGCTGGGGCCATGGGGCAGTGCCAGTTTATGCCAAGTTCTTATTTGGCGTATGCGGCGGACGGTGATGGTAACGGCCGTAAAGATATCTGGAGTTCGACTGATGATGTGTTTGCTTCAACTGCCAACTATCTACACAAATCTGGCTGGGATAATACGCATACATGGGGTCGACAAGTTCGCTTGCCCAAAGGCTTCGATAAAAAACTTGCTGGGAGAGAAGACAGCAAAGCTAAACCGTTGCATGAGTGGAGTGAACTAGGAATCACTAAGTATGATGGTAAACCTTTACCAAATTTAGGTAAGAACGATATCAAAGCTTGGCTCATAATGCCGGATGACTTGGATGGACGTGTTTATTTGATATATAACAACTACCAAGTACTGATGAAGTGGAATCGATCCTACTACTTTGCAACAGCGGTGACACATCTAGCAGACGCAATTAAGTTTGAACCATAA
- the folD gene encoding bifunctional methylenetetrahydrofolate dehydrogenase/methenyltetrahydrofolate cyclohydrolase FolD: MTAQNIDGKLISQTVRSEVAARVKARTEAGRRAPGLAVILVGEDPASQVYVGSKRRACEEVGFVSKSYDLPATATEEELLKLVDELNNDQEIDGILVQLPLPAGIDSTHVLERITPEKDVDGFHPYNVGRLAQRIPKLRSCTPKGIITLLDRYNIPLRGKHAVVVGASNIVGRPMTLELLLAGCTTTTCHRFTKDLESHVRQADVVVVAVGKPNFIPGDWIKEGAIVVDVGINRLESGKLVGDVEYDVAKEKASFITPVPGGVGPMTVASLIENTMIACEQFHTK, encoded by the coding sequence ATGACTGCTCAAAACATCGACGGTAAACTTATCTCACAAACTGTCCGCTCTGAAGTTGCTGCTCGTGTAAAAGCACGTACAGAAGCTGGACGCAGAGCTCCGGGCCTTGCCGTTATATTGGTTGGGGAAGATCCTGCTTCACAAGTTTATGTTGGCAGCAAACGTAGAGCCTGTGAAGAAGTTGGCTTTGTATCAAAGTCATACGATTTGCCTGCAACCGCTACAGAAGAAGAATTATTAAAGCTAGTGGATGAGCTGAATAACGACCAAGAGATTGATGGCATCTTGGTTCAGCTTCCATTGCCTGCAGGTATTGATAGTACACATGTGCTGGAACGCATTACCCCAGAGAAAGACGTAGATGGCTTCCACCCTTACAACGTTGGTAGACTAGCTCAACGCATACCAAAGCTTCGTTCATGTACACCAAAAGGCATTATTACTCTGCTAGATCGCTATAATATCCCACTTCGCGGCAAGCACGCTGTTGTTGTTGGCGCTTCAAATATTGTTGGCCGTCCAATGACGTTAGAGCTTCTATTAGCCGGCTGCACAACAACAACATGTCACCGTTTTACTAAAGATCTTGAGAGTCACGTACGTCAGGCTGACGTAGTAGTGGTTGCGGTTGGTAAACCAAACTTTATTCCAGGAGACTGGATTAAAGAAGGCGCTATTGTAGTGGATGTCGGTATCAACCGCCTTGAATCAGGAAAGCTTGTTGGTGACGTCGAGTATGATGTAGCAAAAGAGAAAGCAAGCTTCATTACACCTGTTCCTGGAGGTGTCGGCCCTATGACTGTAGCGAGCCTAATTGAAAATACGATGATTGCTTGTGAGCAATTTCATACTAAATAA
- a CDS encoding SDR family oxidoreductase, producing the protein MKKVVLITGASRGIGAATAKVLASQGYSVAINYRANRDEAEKVLAQVLQFGVEATIVQADVSDEAQVVEMFQQVQRQLGSVTHLVNNAGILKKQTSLLGLDAQRINQILSTNVTSYFICTREAVRQMSSGSAIVNVSSVAAKTGSPNEYVDYAASKGAIDTMTIGLAKELANQNIRVNCVRPGLIETDIHALGGEPKRYERVGKTLPMERGGKPEEVANAIAWLLSDEASYSSGTFIDVAGGL; encoded by the coding sequence GTGAAAAAAGTCGTTTTAATTACTGGTGCGAGTCGAGGCATCGGGGCTGCAACAGCAAAGGTTTTAGCAAGTCAGGGGTATTCTGTAGCGATAAATTATCGCGCGAACCGCGATGAGGCTGAGAAGGTTCTTGCTCAAGTATTGCAATTTGGTGTGGAAGCTACCATTGTACAAGCAGACGTGTCCGATGAAGCGCAAGTGGTAGAAATGTTTCAACAGGTGCAAAGGCAACTTGGCTCTGTTACCCATCTAGTCAACAATGCTGGGATACTTAAGAAACAAACCTCTCTTCTTGGTTTAGACGCCCAGCGTATCAATCAAATTTTATCTACCAATGTAACAAGCTACTTTATTTGTACCAGAGAAGCCGTTCGACAAATGAGTTCAGGGAGTGCCATTGTTAATGTATCGTCCGTTGCGGCTAAAACAGGCTCTCCGAATGAGTACGTAGACTACGCGGCGTCAAAAGGTGCGATTGACACTATGACAATTGGGTTAGCTAAAGAGCTAGCAAACCAAAATATACGAGTAAACTGCGTTCGACCAGGGCTAATTGAAACGGATATTCATGCTCTAGGTGGTGAGCCAAAACGATATGAACGTGTTGGAAAGACGCTACCAATGGAAAGAGGCGGAAAACCTGAAGAAGTTGCGAATGCTATTGCATGGTTACTCTCTGATGAAGCAAGCTATAGTTCAGGGACATTTATAGATGTTGCTGGTGGCTTATAA